AGCTTATATCCCCGGAGTCGGTCACAATCTTCAGGAACATTCTATAGTGATGATTAGAGGCGGAAGAGTTAAGGATCTCCCCGGTGTTGGATACCACATAATCAGAGGAACGCTTGACTCTATGGGCGTTGCTGACAGAAGACAGGGAAGATCCAAATACGGGGCCAAAAGGCCCAAATAACGGAGCGGATAGATGCCAAGAAGAAGAGTTGCAGAAAAGCGTGAGATTTTACCGGACCCAAAGTATGGCAGCAAGGTTGTCAGCAAGTTTATCAATGTGCTGATGGAAGACGGTAAAAAAGCAACAGCTGAAAGAATATGCTATGGGGCATTTGAAATTATCAAGGAAAAAACCAATAATGATCCGCTTAAGCTTTTTAAGACTGCGCTGGAAAATGTTAAACCGGTGCTGGAGGTTAAACCCCGGAGGGTTGGCGGCGCAACATATCAGGTGCCTGTGGAAATAAGGCCCCAGAGGCGCATGGCACTGGCATTTAGATGGCTGATAAGTTATTCCCGTGTAAGGGCGGAAAAGACAATGAGGGAACGGCTTGCGGGCGAGCTGCTTGATGCATCTAATAACACAGGGACGTCTATAAAGAAGAAGGAAGATGTCCATAGAATGGCAGATGCTAATAAGGCATTTGCCCATTATAGATGGTAGAGAGAGCAGAGGAGAAAGATTTTGTCAAGTTTTCTGTTAGAAAAGACACGCAATATTGGAATCATGGCACATATAGATGCAGGAAAGACTACGACCACAGAGCGTATTCTCTACTACACAGGCGTCACGTATAAAATAGGTGAGGTACATGAAGGCACTGCAGTCATGGACTGGATGGTTCAGGAGCAGGAAAGAGGCATAACAATTACCTCTGCCGCTACCACATGTTTCTGGAAAGACCACAGGATTAACATTATAGATACGCCAGGGCATGTCGATTTTACCATTGAGGTTGAAAGATCTTTAAGAGTTCTTGACGGCGCCGTGGCTGTTTTTGATTCTGTGGCGGGTGTTGAGCCTCAGTCAGAAACCGTCTGGCGGCAGGCTGATAAATACAAGGTGCCACGAATAGCATTTATGAATAAAATGGACAGAGCAGGAGCAGATTTTTTTATGAGTGTTCAAAGCATGGTGGACAGGCTTGGAGCTAATCCGGTGCCTATACAGATACCTATAGGCGCTGAAGAAAAATTCAGGGGGCCTATAGACCTTGTGGAAATGAAGGCAGTATTTTTTGACGATGAGACTATCGGCGCAAAATATGTGGAGGGCGCTATCCCTGACGATATGATGCCGGCAGCCAGGCAATACAGGGAGAAGATGCTTGAGGCACTATCAGATGTTGATGAAAATATTATGGAAAAATTCCTTGGCGGCAACGAGATAAGCGCAGAAGAGATAAAGACAGCATTAAGGAAAGGCACCATGCAGATGAAACTGACGCCTGTAATATGCGGCACTGCATTTAAGAACAAAGGTGTCCAGCTTTTGCTTGATAGTATTGTAGATTATCTTCCGTCTCCCCTTGATGTTCCTCCGGTATCAGGGACAAAGCCCGGTAATGGTTCTGAGGTAATAAGAAAGGCAGATGTAAATGAACCATTCTCAGCGCTTGCTTTTAAAGTGATGACTGACCCGTATGTAGGACAGCTTACATTTGTAAGGGCATATTCCGGCGTGCTTTCTGCGGGTTCATATATTTACAACTCTACAAAGGATACAAGAGAGAGGGTTGGAAGGATTTTAAAAATGCATGCTAACAAGCGTGAGGAGATAAAAGAGGTTGCCGCAGGAGATATAGCCGCAATAGTCGGCCTGAAGAATACACTTACCGGCGATACTTTATGCGATGAAAAGTCACCTGTAATACTTGAATCCATGGAATTTCCTGATCCTGTCATATCGGTTGCGATTGAACCGAAGACAAAGGCTGACCACGAAAAACTATATGAGGCGATGGGAAAGCTTACTCAGGAAGACCCTTCATTTAAGGTTTCATACAATGAGGAGACAGGCCAGACAATAATATCGGGAATGGGCGAACTTCATCTTGAAATAATCGTTGACAGGCTTTTAAGGGAATTTAAGGTTGAGGCTAATGTTGGCAAGCCGCAAGTCGCTTACAGAGAGACAATCAGGATCTCGTCAAAGGCAGAAGGGAAATTTATAAGGCAGAGCGGTGGACGCGGACAATACGGCCATGTATACTTAGAGATCGAACCTGTTCATGGCAAGGGTTTTGAGTTTGTGAACAAGATTGTAGGCGGTACAATACCGAGAGAATATATCCCGGCTGTTGAAAAAGGCATAAGAGAGGCTATGGACTCAGGGGTTCTTGCCGGATATCCTGTTGTTGATATTAAAGTAACGCTCTATGACGGTTCATATCATGAGGTGGACTCCTCTGAAATGGCATTTAAGATTGCGGGTTCTATCGGTTTCAAAGAGGCTGTCAAAAAAGCAAAGCCTGTTTTGCTTGAACCGATGATGAGCATAGAAGTGGTTACTCCTGAGAATTATATGGGTGATGTAATAGGAGACCTTAGCTCAAGGAGAGGAAAGATACAGCAAATGGAGAAAAGGGGTAATGCGCAGGCAATAAAAGCTCAGG
The window above is part of the Nitrospirota bacterium genome. Proteins encoded here:
- the fusA gene encoding elongation factor G yields the protein MSSFLLEKTRNIGIMAHIDAGKTTTTERILYYTGVTYKIGEVHEGTAVMDWMVQEQERGITITSAATTCFWKDHRINIIDTPGHVDFTIEVERSLRVLDGAVAVFDSVAGVEPQSETVWRQADKYKVPRIAFMNKMDRAGADFFMSVQSMVDRLGANPVPIQIPIGAEEKFRGPIDLVEMKAVFFDDETIGAKYVEGAIPDDMMPAARQYREKMLEALSDVDENIMEKFLGGNEISAEEIKTALRKGTMQMKLTPVICGTAFKNKGVQLLLDSIVDYLPSPLDVPPVSGTKPGNGSEVIRKADVNEPFSALAFKVMTDPYVGQLTFVRAYSGVLSAGSYIYNSTKDTRERVGRILKMHANKREEIKEVAAGDIAAIVGLKNTLTGDTLCDEKSPVILESMEFPDPVISVAIEPKTKADHEKLYEAMGKLTQEDPSFKVSYNEETGQTIISGMGELHLEIIVDRLLREFKVEANVGKPQVAYRETIRISSKAEGKFIRQSGGRGQYGHVYLEIEPVHGKGFEFVNKIVGGTIPREYIPAVEKGIREAMDSGVLAGYPVVDIKVTLYDGSYHEVDSSEMAFKIAGSIGFKEAVKKAKPVLLEPMMSIEVVTPENYMGDVIGDLSSRRGKIQQMEKRGNAQAIKAQVPLSGMFGYATDLRSKTQGRANYTMQFSHYEEVPKAIAEAIVAKVKG
- the rpsG gene encoding 30S ribosomal protein S7: MPRRRVAEKREILPDPKYGSKVVSKFINVLMEDGKKATAERICYGAFEIIKEKTNNDPLKLFKTALENVKPVLEVKPRRVGGATYQVPVEIRPQRRMALAFRWLISYSRVRAEKTMRERLAGELLDASNNTGTSIKKKEDVHRMADANKAFAHYRW